One genomic window of Candidatus Poribacteria bacterium includes the following:
- a CDS encoding STAS domain-containing protein: protein MLAEIRQREGVIVIRPTGRMIGAANAEIREQINEELEEHFDSPKVIFNLENVTRMDSSGLGTLVSVNVTVSRKGGRTALVNAGAHIRNLLILGRLMSVFENYNSEEEGILALTSEES, encoded by the coding sequence ATGTTAGCAGAAATCCGACAAAGAGAAGGGGTCATTGTTATTCGACCCACGGGCCGCATGATTGGTGCGGCAAACGCTGAAATTAGAGAACAGATTAATGAGGAACTGGAGGAGCATTTTGACTCTCCAAAAGTTATCTTTAACCTCGAGAATGTTACCCGTATGGACAGTAGCGGACTCGGCACATTGGTATCTGTGAACGTGACGGTCTCCCGCAAAGGCGGGCGGACGGCACTCGTCAACGCAGGTGCGCATATCCGAAATCTTCTCATTCTCGGACGCTTAATGAGCGTCTTTGAGAATTACAATAGCGAAGAAGAGGGAATCCTCGCCCTCACCTCTGAGGAGAGCTAA
- a CDS encoding PmoA family protein, whose product MSNQNLPTFTVDAGFHNRDECPVSINVNHPGVSQLHDRAVTLTDVASGDVISAQCYADENGTTTLTWILDGLAAGESRTYTLSEGSVAGETGVQLKEKAETITVTLNNRHFTTFRYATSHNTGQFRPYFFPVLGPNGREVTRGETSDISKDHVHHRSLYVAYGEVNDVDLWGEGSNSGKVVHQGFTQKQGGAVVGRLYTQNSWRTQAGEVLMTDVQNFRIYNLPEDAALLDLDLSFIASVGDVHFGDTKEGGIISIRVHPSMNASDGGKIENAFGGINEAETWGKRANWCDYSGVVDGTPVGIAVFDHIVNPRYPTYWHVRNYGLMGSNIFGGGAFESDPSKDGSYTLKHGEEMHFRFRVLIHAGDASVGKVAQKYHDFINPPVVEVS is encoded by the coding sequence ATGTCAAATCAGAATCTTCCGACGTTTACTGTCGATGCTGGTTTTCACAATCGGGATGAGTGTCCTGTTAGCATTAACGTCAACCATCCCGGCGTGAGCCAACTCCACGATCGTGCCGTCACCTTAACAGATGTCGCATCCGGTGATGTCATTTCAGCACAGTGCTACGCTGACGAGAATGGCACGACTACCTTGACTTGGATACTTGATGGACTTGCCGCTGGTGAATCGCGGACCTACACCCTATCGGAAGGAAGTGTTGCTGGCGAGACAGGCGTTCAGTTAAAAGAAAAAGCCGAAACAATAACCGTAACACTTAATAACCGGCATTTTACAACATTTCGCTACGCAACTTCTCACAACACTGGGCAGTTTCGTCCATATTTCTTTCCGGTTCTCGGTCCAAATGGACGCGAAGTAACACGCGGTGAAACAAGCGACATTTCAAAGGACCACGTCCACCATCGTTCCCTCTACGTCGCCTATGGCGAAGTCAATGATGTTGACTTGTGGGGGGAAGGCAGTAATTCTGGAAAAGTTGTGCATCAAGGCTTCACACAAAAACAGGGTGGGGCTGTCGTCGGTAGACTTTATACGCAAAACAGTTGGCGGACACAGGCGGGGGAGGTTTTGATGACGGATGTGCAGAATTTCCGTATCTACAACCTACCTGAAGATGCCGCACTTCTTGATCTCGATCTCAGTTTTATCGCTTCCGTGGGAGATGTCCATTTCGGAGATACCAAGGAGGGCGGTATTATCTCAATTCGGGTGCATCCATCCATGAACGCTTCCGACGGTGGGAAGATAGAGAACGCCTTTGGTGGTATCAATGAAGCAGAAACTTGGGGGAAGCGCGCGAACTGGTGCGATTATTCTGGTGTTGTTGATGGAACACCTGTTGGTATTGCTGTGTTCGATCATATCGTCAACCCACGCTATCCGACGTATTGGCATGTGCGCAATTATGGGTTAATGGGCAGCAATATATTCGGAGGTGGCGCTTTTGAAAGCGATCCTTCTAAAGACGGTTCCTACACGCTCAAACACGGTGAGGAGATGCACTTCCGGTTCCGCGTTCTTATCCATGCTGGCGATGCAAGCGTTGGAAAAGTAGCGCAGAAATATCACGATTTCATCAATCCACCTGTCGTTGAGGTATCCTAA
- a CDS encoding Gfo/Idh/MocA family oxidoreductase translates to MPIPTIHVGCTHFAHGRLQAQINSKGLNPVACVDINLPEAREAIASLDGDVPDYLADRIYTTITEAKEKHEAQACLIYASTTVHAKLIVESLNLGMHTLCVKPIATTQAEFHDIISAHKANPNLMIVQGQNKRWNPAAAKMREWLREEGGIGEMIAGECRFWIRQNLYTGPDSRQPDAYVDGLFFHAGTSHQLDQLVAAKGIPKYVTAHVHNRRDPELGQIEAWGTAGGNALMEYANGAPFSYAGTRAAHTTPFGWSGHWTFHGEVGDLRRDAGHLQLFRLGQTIEDLSLQDLHAGLIEDDRLQFDAFAQAIANGTDRDWMQDTTLGTWILMEACNESARTHEKVDVEAFAKKMLAYSNQQ, encoded by the coding sequence ATGCCGATTCCCACGATTCATGTCGGATGCACCCATTTCGCGCACGGTCGCCTACAAGCACAGATTAATTCAAAAGGGCTTAACCCGGTTGCCTGTGTAGATATTAATCTCCCTGAAGCTCGCGAAGCTATAGCAAGTTTAGATGGGGATGTCCCTGACTATCTTGCCGATCGTATTTACACGACAATAACCGAAGCGAAAGAGAAACACGAGGCACAGGCATGTCTTATCTATGCTTCAACAACCGTTCACGCCAAATTAATTGTTGAAAGCCTGAACCTCGGTATGCATACCCTCTGTGTCAAACCAATCGCAACGACACAGGCAGAATTCCACGACATTATAAGCGCACATAAAGCGAACCCTAACTTGATGATCGTCCAAGGGCAGAATAAGCGTTGGAATCCTGCTGCTGCGAAAATGCGGGAATGGCTTCGGGAAGAGGGTGGCATTGGTGAGATGATAGCGGGTGAGTGTCGATTCTGGATTCGCCAAAACTTATACACAGGTCCAGATTCCCGGCAACCCGATGCCTATGTTGATGGGCTTTTCTTCCACGCCGGCACGAGTCACCAACTCGATCAACTTGTCGCCGCGAAGGGAATTCCTAAGTACGTTACCGCGCATGTCCATAACCGGCGAGATCCAGAGCTTGGACAGATTGAAGCTTGGGGAACAGCTGGTGGCAACGCTCTTATGGAGTATGCCAACGGTGCGCCTTTCTCTTATGCTGGCACACGGGCAGCGCATACAACTCCGTTCGGGTGGAGTGGACATTGGACTTTCCACGGCGAGGTCGGAGATCTCCGACGAGATGCAGGACACCTACAACTCTTCCGACTCGGCCAAACCATTGAAGACCTATCCCTTCAAGATTTGCATGCCGGTCTCATAGAGGACGATCGCCTCCAGTTTGATGCATTTGCACAAGCGATTGCTAACGGAACGGATCGGGACTGGATGCAGGACACAACACTCGGTACATGGATACTCATGGAAGCATGCAACGAATCAGCACGAACGCACGAAAAAGTTGATGTTGAAGCGTTCGCCAAGAAGATGCTTGCTTATAGCAATCAGCAGTAG